A single region of the Silene latifolia isolate original U9 population chromosome 8, ASM4854445v1, whole genome shotgun sequence genome encodes:
- the LOC141595069 gene encoding uncharacterized protein LOC141595069 → MRKPELSGRITKWSVHLSGYDLQFEPRTAIKSQALADFVSDFCPATRGEAEKGMLTIVGNYDSGIWTLYIDGASNARGAGVGLVLRSPKGDMIVQAIRCEFKATNNEPEYEALILGMQMALGLKVRNLRVFSDSLLVVNHINNEYVARDSKMIAYLKIATEQKSKLRSFKITQVPRDQNVEADALATLGATFQPTELSNIPITHVLIPAIQKEPGQNPLKEAAHVQYTQEARTLVSREGQQDPDWRVPYINWLRDGTLPEDRKEVQSFRIKASKYILIDNIVFRKSLAGPCLRCLNKKEAETVLHDVHGGECGNHAGGRSLSNKILRQGYFWPTMRTDVVDHAKRCESCQKAAPAIHQPAEPMHPIISPWSFMMWAWT, encoded by the coding sequence atgaggaagcctgaactttcGGGCAGAATAACTAAATGGTCAGTGCATCTTAGTGGGTATGACTTGCAGTTCGAACCTAGAACGGCGATAAAATCCCAAGCCTTAGCAGATTTCGTCTCTGACTTCTGCCCTGCTACCCGTGGGGAGGCAGAAAAAGGAATGCTGACAATAGTGGGAAATTATGATAGCGGAATATGGACCTTatatattgacggagcctcaaaTGCAAGAGGGGCTGGTGTAGGTTTGGTTCTCCGATCACCTAAGGGTGATATGATAGTACAAGCTATTAGGTGTgagttcaaggcaaccaacaacgaACCCGAGTATGAAGCCCTTATACTAGGGATGCAGATGGCATTGGGGCTTAAGGTGAGGAATCTGAGGGTGTTTAGCGATTCCTTACTTGTGGTGAATCATATAAACAACGAATACGTGGCACGTGATTCCAAGATGATAGCCTACCTGAAGATAGCCACAGAGCAAAAATCAAAGCTTAGATCTTTCAAAATAACTCAGGTGCCacgagatcagaacgtggaggcAGACGCCTTGGCAACGTTAGGGGCCACCTTCCAGCCCACAGAACTGTCAAATATACCTATCACCCACGTATTGATCCCAGCCATCCAGAAGGAGCCAGGCCAGAATCCGTTGAAAGAGGCAGCACACGTGCAGTATACGCAGGAGGCCAGAACCCTGGTTTCCAGAGAAGGACAGCAGGATCCAGATTGGAGAGTACCGTACATAAATTGGCTAAGGGATGGGACGCTCCCTGAGGATAGAAAGGAAGTGCAAAGTTTCAGGATAAAGGCCTCCAAGTATATCTTGATTGATAACATCGTCTTTAGAAAATCATTGGCAGGACCATGCCTCAGGTGCTTGAacaaaaaggaggcagaaacggTGTTGCACGATGTACACGGCGGAGAATGCGGGAACCACGCTGGAGGACGAAGCTTGTCTAACAAAATCTTGAGACAGGGGtatttctggcccaccatgcgcaCAGATGTCGTTGATCATGCCAAACGCTGCGAATCATGTCAAAAGGCGGCTCCAGCAATCCATCAGCCGGCGGAACCAATGCATCCAATTATCTCTCCATGGTCATTCATGATGTGGGCATGGACATAG